AGAAGCGGTAAAAATTAGTCACTGCGAACAAATATAAGAGTAAACTATTGATATGTTCTAAAAAGATACTACCTTTGTCCCATAATATGGCAATCTAGTACCAGGTgagacatatcctagtactacaaatctggacagCTAGGATGTATCCCATCTagtactaggttgctatattatgggaagGAGAGAGTAACACATCTCCTAATGTGTAAACAAAAAAATATGGCATTTATTGTCATTCCTAATCAGAGTAATTGAACAATGTTAACAAAAGGACTTACAAGATCCATTATCATCTGATTTTTCACAGAGAGTACTAATATCAGTAGAATGTACACGATTGCAGACTTCACCCTCATAACCAATTCCCTGACAATTAGTCGTCCTGTAAATTGCAATTTCATCCCGAAAAAAATCAGCCAAAagttattttcataatatatgcACTTTCAGTGGTTCCAGGGAAGAAAATGCACTCACTCCGTGCAATTTGCATCCTTGAATAAACCTAACTGACCACATTCAACCTGCTCTTCGCAGCTTGCCTTTGATGACTCTAAAAATGTATCATTCAGTTCACATAGGCATGGGTCAAACATATGAACACATCAGGATATATTTGTACAAGGAAAttataaaagaataattagtcaaCAAGTGTAATCTCACCTTCATTTCCATTACCCTCTCCACTTTTAGTAACTAAAATAGAATCTACGTGAGCGCCATGATCTTCAACTGGTTCTAGTACAGGAGTTTGGTCATCAATATTTGATTCATCAACTCCGTTTTCTGAATGCACTCCTGCAAAAGCAAGTGAAACATATCCCATAGTTTCATCCATGCTTTCTTGCAAAGACATGGACTGTGGACTAGATGATGATTGTTCAGCAGTGGGTGAGCCTCTCTTATTCTCCACTGAGTGCATTACTACTTCGTTGACTAAAGCTTGTTGATGTTTACAATCTGGTATTGCTGAACCTGGCGAAGGCTTCTCAAATTTACCTGGCACATATTTATGCATTCCTTAAACAACATACAGCCTAATAGTACAACCGAACAAATCACTATTTGAAGATTATATGATGGTCCCTTACCTTCTTCTGCATCACCCTGCTGAACTGGTTCCAGAGCTAGCTTATTTTCAGGGCTATCTGAAACAAGCCCCACATCCATTTCTGTATGGATACCATCTGATTCCATATGAAGGCCCACAATTATGTTATCTAAATCTTTTTTGCCATCAGTTTCAGCAGCAACAAATGCACCATTTGTTACATTACTTCCTCCGCGCTCTTGTGCATAAAGTGATCTTTGCCCAATCGAGGGATTTCTTCCATATGATGAGCAGGCACCAATGTCATTCAAGGGTGACAGCATAATTTTATCATAAGCAACACCTGCATGAAGATGGTAACATCAAAAGAAGCTACAGCTATCAACAAGAATCCCTACTATGGTAAATTCATAATTTCATGTACAATACCTTGCTCCACATCAAGTGCATTGTCACCTTCTCCAATAAGTTGTGCAGCAGCATCTTCCAGATCACAATCCACTCTCGTGTAGAAAGTAGAAGTTTTGAAGCCAATGGACTTGTTTCCACTGTCAACTTTTACAGCAATATTCTCATCATGTATAAAATTGCATTGTTGATTACTCTCTTCTACAAAGAGAGAATTCAGACCAAATGAAGAATGCCTTCCATCTGACGAATTGCTTCCGCTGTTAACTTTTACAGCAATATTCTCATCATCTACCAAATTGCATTGTTGATTACCCTCTTCTGCAAAGAGAGACTTCAGACCAAATGAAGAATGCCTTACATCTGACGACTTGCTTCCACTATCAACTTTTGCAGCAATATGCTGAACATCTATCAAATTGTGTTGTTGATTGCCCTCTTCTGCAAAGAGAGACTTCAGACCAAGTGAAGAATGCCTTTCGTCTGACAACTTGTTTCCACTGTCAACTTCTGCAGCAATATTCCCATCATCTATCATATAGTGTTGTTGATTACCCTCTTCTGCAAAGAGAGACTTCAGACCATATGAGGAGTCCATTCCATCTGAAGAGCCTCGCTCAGCATTAATTTCAATTTGAAGCATACTTCCGTGCTCAGCAGCATCCTCTACATGAAAATTTGAGGCCAGTGGACTCTCTCCCTTAACAGTGCTGAGGTTTTTGCACAAATCATCACCTTGATTGCTTTTTTCAGAAGCAGCATCACTGTGGACTTCTGGACATTTATCTGGTATATGTGGGGAAAATAGCAAATCTATATTAAGCAGCTATGCAACACTAGTGTTGCCACAGTATGTaatgcacaaaaaaaaaggtttatcaGTTACCAACCAGCTTCTTTATATCCATTACTGCACTGATGATAATTTACATCTGATCCAAAGGCTGTTTCAAAATGCAAGAGAACATATCTTAGAAAGTAACTAAATGCAGAACAAGTAGCAATGGGTTACTGGATGGAGACAATATCAATTGGAAAATTCACTATCAACAAAtcaatactctctccattccaaattgatctacatatttcataggtacaccaagaccaaaaaaagctaataactctctcatactatatttactctagcaacaaacttgatgcatgcaccatctccaatatttcctagccaattgcaaatcaagatattgcatgtaggttataaatacttgtgtgcatggatgcatgcatcaatatccatttactccaatgcataaataacgaatagacttaataaatgaacacaaatatgtagatcatttaggaataacctcaaaaaaactatatgtagatcaatttggaatggagtgAGTAAATAATTGGATGTAGTTACAAATCCATGATCAAGCAGAATGAAAACTACTCTCGATTATCCAAGAATTTTTTTAAGTGTTTCATGCTCTTTGGGAAGTTCCATTTTCCCATCATGTATCCTAACTTTTGGCCAAACTCTTCCTATGATGATGCGCTTAACCTCTGATCAAAAACTTTCGTATTTCACACTGAACTTGTGGGTTCATGTATTTCTAATAATTGGTAATAGTCGGTATTCAATTGAGTCCATAGGTTTCTGAAATAGTGTAAAGGAACAAGAAGTGCTAGCATAGTGTGTGTAATGGCTAAATCTTATAAATTAAGGAACTTATGTGAATTAATGCATGTCCTCACATCATGAATATCATTTCGACATGATAAATCGTATTCTACAGCTGCTACAGTGGTGTCATGAAACTGTTGTGAAGCAACATCAGTGAAACCACCTAGGATTGAAGCAAGATTCACATTAGCTTGTCCTGTTACAAACCCCTAATgaaatcaaaagaaaaacaagaaaagtaCCTTCTTCAGCTTGTTTTCCTCTCTCATCATTCACAGTAGGTAAATAATTTAATTCGAACTCAAGAGCTTTGAATGAACCATTATCTGTTTCATTTCCAGGTGAACCAGAATCAAATAAAGATAGAGAAGCATCACCATTCTTCATGCAAGTCCTCTCAAAGTCGTGCTCAGCCAGAGTGCCATGCTCCAAGACAGTAGCCACAGCGCACGATAGAACTTCTGCAACAGTCATTGATTTAGAAGCTACAATGCCATCACCAGACAAAGCAATATCCACATTTTGAATGTCATCGGTACCCTTCACAGCAGTCCAGTTCGCAATATTACAAGCATTGGAGTCATTTACAATAACTAGTGCATCAGCATCACTAGTACAAGGCGGTAACTGATCGACACTCGAGAGTTTAGACAAGGCCCCAAGGAGTTGCTCTGGTAAAGTAATGATCTCATTTTTATCTGTGTGATCTTCAGCATCTAAAAGGGGTAAAGCAGTGGCAGAACTAAGTTCTTCTGCAATAGCTGCTGGATTATCTAAATCTTCCAAAACCTCTTCATTGGAATTGGCATTCAAAGTTTGTGCGACAGCAGCACCCAAATCAGCCTCAGCATCATCCAGCAATACTTTGTTCTCTGATGAAATACCAGCACGTGAAACTAGTTCTGTGATACTTGATGATTGGCCCAACTCCTCGGAACTTATTCCAGATAAATGGATAATACTTTCAGTTCTAAGGTCAACATATTCATGTGCAGTATCACTAGAATCTGACCCATGTACTTCTGAATTCACCCACTGCTCTCTGTGAGTCTCTTCTACAGTGGCATTATCCCGATTAACTTCTTGGGTGCTGGCACTGGAATCATTGCAATATTCATGACAACCTTCATTTCCATCCTGTGTTGATTCCCTAACAACCATATCATCAGCATCAGCATTTGACTCTTCGAAAGAGATAATTTCTTGCAAAGCATCTGTCGTACTCTCCTTTGCACAAGGTCCTTCTGAAGCTGGAGTTTGTACCTTCTGTTGCTTCCTGGATTTTTGCCTGTCAGAAACTTTTGTATTATTACCGGATGAACATGACATTTCCATTGAAGTTCTTCTCCGTTTTCCCAATTTAAAGCCACCCCCATTACTTCTAACAGGTTTCTTTGCTTCCAGCTGTTTCGCCACAGCTACACCTACAACAGTTCTGACCAATTCATCATGGTACTTGTTCTCACTATTGGGCATATTTGGAACAACAGATTTCCGCGTTGATCTCCTGACATGTACTTCAGGATTCGTTTCTGCTGCAAGACCCTTTGTCTCTCTGTCAAACATTATTGGCACAACAGATTTTCGTGTTGTCCTTCTAGCAGGTTCCTTTATTGCTAGTTTCTTCCCAGGATCGTTGCCCTTAGAGTGCTTATGTTCCTCATCCCTGACCATCTCACAGTCATCCATCTTCTCATCATTGAGCATATTAGGAAGAAAAGATTTACGCTTTGATCTCCTAATATGTGCTTCAGGCATCATTTCTGTAGTTAGTCCATTACTCTCTTTGTCAAGCATAGCGGAGACAACAGATTTCCGAGTTGATCGCCTAACAGGTCTATTTTCTGTTGGTTGCTTCACCAGGACATCTCCTCTAACACTTCCATGCATACACTTGGTTCCTTCCTCAAGCAAGGTAGAAACAACAGATTTCCGCCTAGATCTTTTCAAAGGCTCAATTACTTCTTGCTGCATTTCTGTAGGTAAAGCTTCACCACTGCTCTCGGAGAGTGAAACTTTGCCAACACTTTTAGCTATCTTATCCCTGCCCCTTCCTGTTTTCCTCTTTGTCAAACCAGCGTTCTCATCTTTCCTGACCACAACATTTTTCATGCTAGTCTTAGCAGCATTGTGCATCAATGGCTGGGCTGTTTTCAGGCCCTTGGCATCTGTCTGTGCTCTACTCACATTGTTGCTTTCTGAAATTGAATTAATTAACAACAATTCATTAGCCACAGATTGTCGTCTGCTCGACCGCCTCAATTTTGGGCCAATACTGGGATCATGAACCATttgctcatcttcttcctcaacaaAAGCAGAAGTTTGATACTGAGTAGATGGTCGACAGGACAGACTCTTATTTTCCAGCTTCTTGCAGACCTCGGTCTCCATCATCACATTGTCTTTAACCTGAACAACCCTATTCCTCAAAGATCTGGTACTAGGAGCCACATTTGCTTGCACCACTGGAACTGTTGGAGGCTCAACATCCAAGTGAATATGTTCTTTCTTCTGTCTTTTGTTCTCGAGGACAATGGGTGACGCGATATCAGTTACAACTGAACTTGATCTTGTGCTTCTGGTAGATACATTCACCTTAGCAGCCTTCTCCACAATAGGATCCTCTGCCTTCCTCCTGCTTCTCCTGCAGTCAACAACAGGAGGTGACACCGTAGTGACACTTGTCGACCCTGACCTGAGCTTTCTGCCATCATCTTGAACTTCAGCACAATGTTCCTGAACCTCAAGACAAATCTGCTCATTCACATCTCctttcctcttcctccctctcttcttctcaACAACAGGAGACTGCAcgacagtgaccgccgtcaggAGACAACTCGACCTCGTGCTTCTAACAGAAACTCCATCCTGCACACTGACAGTAATCTCCTCACCAACATCCCCAGCcacctgcttctgcttctgcctCTGCTTCCGCTTGTTGTCAACTGCTTCTCCTTCCTTCGCCCCATCTCCTTCagcaccatcagcatcactcgAATTCACCGCATTTCTCCTAGACCGCCTCCGTGGGGCTTCTGCGGCAGGCTCTCCTTCAGCAGCAGCATCACCACCAACACGAGCACCCCTGCGTTGCTTCCCCCCTCCTCCACTTCCTGCTTCTGAATCAGTAACCACCTCCCCGGCCTTCTGCCTCCCCCTTGTCTTCGCGGCAACTGGCGACCACATCACCCGGGGCCtccgtcccctcctccccctcccccttgtttccatcacctcctcctcttcctccaaaGCAAATGTCACCGTCTTGGCCGCACCAAAACCCTCGCTACCGCCGCCCGACCGCTTCATGCATCCcttccccaccaccaccccgaCCGCCTTCTCCTCCGTCGCGGCACCCTACACAAATccaaaacagaaaaaaacaaCGATCAGCATCCTCCACCATCTCCATTTCTCCGAACTCGGAGAGCGCATTTCCGCAACCCACTAGCCACTCCACGAAACTAGAACTCGAGATCGAAAGCGAGGGCACGATGGTTggatgggtgggtgggtgggagTCCGTACCGAGAGGGtcgcggcgaggcgggcgacgagggcggcgttGGAGCCGCCGGCGGAGAGGCCGTGGCGCTTGCAGAGCGCCTGCAGCTCCCGCCGCTTCATCGACTCGAAGTCCATCtccatccctcctcctcctcccccccttaccgccgccgccgccgccggagatcaGCACGGTCCGGCGAGATCGTCGGCCATCCGCCGCGCCGGGGTTCGCGAAATTTTGGAATTCTCcgcgggttttttttttttgtggattgCTTTTGTGGCGTTTGAGATTTGAACTGTTGCGCGGGCGCGTGTTGTGAACGTGCCGCGGGTTGGAGAGTGGAGACTGACCGGTGCGCCCGGGGAGCGGGGCGTTGCGCGTGGGGACCACGTGGCAGTGGGAGCGGGGGCGGTGGCTTCCTGGGGAAGGAGGGTCGCTTTGAATTTTCGGGTTTCGCGCCCAGTACGGCGACGTGGGGGAAGAGCTGGATTAATGGATAAGGTATTTAGACTGACATAAGGGGTCCAGTAGCCGAATGCCAAAtgttggtcccacatgtcagtgggggAGCTCTTCGGTACCCGTGTAagaccgtgggccccaccataggCGGCTAAATGCTTCGCGTACTCTCATTCGAAGTAGAGGAGCGGTTCGTGTGCCCATGCACAATACTCTAAcacctattttattttttgttttttcaaaagTCTAAATTCTATTTATAATTAtcatgtgctaaattaaattattgatttgaaCCTAAAAaagtcattttagtacttattggTTGTATGTTCGGTGGTGTTATTACATTGTGAATGAATTAGTTGCTCCATAATCTTGGTGAAAGAAAAAATAGGTCTTAGTTagatttttggatggagggagtacaccacaaaggattttttttggtgctgttttgtgaaactttgtgtcaaaaaattgttaaaaatcatttttgcaaCGTGTTTTTGAATTCTTAATTTTCATTTATGATATATAACAAATTATTTGTTCCATCAATTGATGTTTTAATACTTCACTTCGTACCCAAAAGATAACAGTGTGGCTGAGTGGTAAACCAATGAAAATTAGTATTAAGCCGGATCCCAGCATTCACAGGCAATAAGTCATTTATCTTTTTTCTTATTTcataggaaaaatgtaggattCATGATTTGGCACTGTAGCAGCATTTGATTCACAGGATTTGGGCATAGGAAAGTTAGAGGAAATTTTCCTTTGGAGCTCATTTCACAGGGAAAACCATAGGAAAGGAAAACATCCACCCTaaacttctttttttccatCATGTGAGCGTAGGATCGATTTAGTAAATGACAAACCTATGCATCATTGTTGTTCTTTTAGAGGAAAATGGGCATTGTGATGTTCTAGATAATATCAAAGTGATATGTAttaatatatactacctccattttttaatagatgacgttgttgactttttctcacatgtttgaccattcgtcttattcaaaaaatttatataattatactTTATTTtcttatgagttgttttatcactcatagtactttaagtgtgatttatatcttatatatttgcataaaatttttgaataagacgaatggtcaaacgtgtgagaaaaagtcaacggcgtcatctattaaaaaatagagggagtagtacttcCTAACATTCTCTTTCATGTGAAATTCTTATATACCCTTTCGAACGATTAGTAGCACAAATTTCCTAGGTTTTGTAATTCATTCCTACAtgattcctatattttttctattcctgtgtttttatGTCATACATTTCAAAGGAGCCCTAAGGCTGAGTTTGATTCAGCTACTTGTCTAAGCTATTTCCTTTATTTGTAGGctctttttcttctaaattgtTAAACTGTGCATTTTgtgtaaaaactttatatattgaagtttcttcaaaaaaaataatgaaataaatctattttgtaagtttgtaatagttaattaatcactCGTTTGTGTAAAATTCCGACCACCTGAACCGCATTGCCCAATTCATCCGATGGGCGAATCCACTTGCACATACCACCTCACTTAACTTTTATCTCCACTTTATGTAAAATGATTAACTGAAAGGTCCTTATGATTTGATTCTATCCTTACAAAACTAGCAATGTGATATTAAATATTCACGCATAGTTCTCACGAGCCGCACATGAGCCATCCAAATTAGCCCAGATATCACAACTAATGACCCGTCTTGTTTTACGTGAAACAAAATAGCCTAGGCAAACCAGAGGTTTCAGACGGACCTTAGCActatggcctttttttttttttttgagaattacacagCACAACACAGTTCTACAATATTTATAACATAATATTACACTGCTTATTGCCtactgaaatattttttagcaCATTTTGGATGCCCTTACTCAAACATCTTCTCATCCTGATCTTGCCATTAACTACCCTCTCAGCAGTCAACCCTAACCATCTCTAATTCAATAAGGGCATCGAAGTTTTTTTAATCAACCCTAAATCTTTGCTAAACAATCTAAAAATGGTTGTACTAGGCTTTACTGAACTTAGACTCCTCTTTTTCATAttcaaatggagggagtattatgtaTTAGGAACCTATGTAAAATGTTGGTGAATCCATTGGTCTGTATTCGCTAGTCCCTTCCATACTTCCATTCACCGATGAAGCTAACATTCATTTCAACAGCCATTCGGCAGATGGCGTTTTCATGAACACACGCCACAAAGATATATCGAACTACTTACGCAGTAGACTCTACATCAAAGCTTTGTAtggttcacgccaaaattgaaagtttggttgaaattgaaatgatgtgacggaaaagctgaaagtttgtgtgtgcaggaaagttttgatgtgatgaaaaagttggaagtttgaaaaaaaaactttgaaactaaacacggtgcAAAAAAATGAACTTAAGTCTTGATTCAATAAATTTGCTAAACTCAGCTGGCTCAACTTTGGTTGTTGTCTTGTGCTGTGTTGCGCTTATTTAAGTtgctgcaaaaataaaaaaaataatgttacaGATATTTTACATATCAAACTAAGTTTAAACATAATGTGTTATCCCGTTGTTGCATTCCTCCTATTAGttatatttttcaaattatGATGCTATTATTACCatttgaaacaaaaataaaaaaaataatgagagAATAGCTACCTTAGTCCCTAAAGTTTCTCTGTAAGATCAGTTTAATCCCTAACCTTTTAAATAGTCCAAAAAAATTCTTAAACTTTATCATAAGGCCTAGAATAGTCCTTGGGTCCACCAAAATCATCATATGGATATGCTATGTCATTGTTCATGCAAAATCTATGATGAattgtccaatttacccttacgtatatcatagaaaaataaatataagggtgAATTAGACATAACTAATATAAGGGTGACTTGTTTGAACAATATGAAAGATTAAAGACTAAAATGACTTAGGAGCGAAACTTTAGGACCATATTGACTATTCTCCTAAAAATAATTTACCTAATGTTGAAGCTATGAACCAAACGGAATTATCATAATCACTTCAGACCATATTCACTAGTTCATTCCTTGCATTACTTGGCGGATTCACCATCCAATGACTTCAAGGAAGCAGATCCTTTGATTCAATTGCATCGTTGGCATGTGGATCCCAATTTACTAGCAAAGCAGAGTAATTAGGACCAAcgttaacataaaaaaaaaactagcccATGCTACATTAATCGATCATGATAGTTTTATTCTAGTAAataagggcatgtttggcaAAGCTCCAGctctagagaggtggagctcaTGCAAACAGCTCATgcaaacagttttagctccacctaaaatgggagtGTAACTGAGTGGATCTCTCtcataaaatgaactagagaggttgagctgggtttagatagctccacaactccagtCCAAACCCAACTCCttaagttaaatttaggagttagaactgtaccaaacagaccctaacAGTTAGCTTGTATCAATTTTGTCtgcataaaacataaatagtttATATAGTTGTATGGAATTTATGTATGTTTGTTTTCTCGCTAGGTTTGCTCATGATATGCCAAATATACACCTGATAAGTTGGGAACCGAGTGCAGCCATCGATCCACATTtggtttgcaaatatgccgtccATCATATCATTGCAGCAAATTATCTACTCCATGTATCTGAAGatatgttttctaaaaaaaaacttcttgcATTACTTAAGCCAATTGTTCTAAACTATTTTAAAAGTTTACTTCACAGAATATTTaatttaggcctggtttagttcctaactttttcttcaaactttcaacttttccatcacatcaaaattttactacacacaaacttccaatttttccgtcacatcgttccaattttaatcaaacttccaattttggtgtgaactaaacacacccttattctCATGATGATGTAGATAACCCAAGACAATAATCCAGTCAATAATCTATATCCACTAGTGCGGAACAACTCATCTATGTCGGCGAGAGGCTTCTTCACGAACTAATGGTCAGTGACGCTTAATCTCTTAAGCAAACCTAATCTCCATcaggcaacaaaaaaaatatggcaTAGCTCTGATATTTGAAGTAATTTCTCAAGGCAAAATGTCTGATATGATGTCCTTTTCCCCCGATAATGTTCCACACTTCAACTTAAAAACAGGACTTCAGTAACTAATATATGGCCGGTGAACTATTGAGAAGTTTCTGATACAGCTTCAAAAaacagtacttcctccgttttaaaatgtaagaaaactttctagcattacctatattaatgtgtgtgtgtctatatatatatatatatatatatagtcttaCATTAATTAGCAACTCTGATGTTTGGTATCAATGTTCAACCACAGAAAAGAGAAAAGTCCTCCAGTGGCTATTGAGAAGTTTCAACTTTCAATGCACTACTGACTACTACTCTGATCTCAGTTTCACACAAAGATTTTGCCAAATAGATGCCAGAAATAATTTGCCAGGACAATGTACTGATTAAGCTAACCAACAGATAAATTTAGCTCGAATTAGTTGTTAATTGTTACTATCAGTTAGGAGTACTACACAGGTACATCTTGTCCGATTGTCCCCAAAAACAAAAACTGAAGATCTAGCTAGATAAACTTGATCGAGACAGATCTCATTACCTGGGACTTGTACTTGTCCTAAACCGCACCGACCTTTGCTGCAGTTTTGCACGATCTTACATTTAGACAAGAGCAATGCAACACTTGATCTTTTCTAacgagcaaaatcaccaaaccaAAATGCCCATTTGCTAATTAATCAGTTTGCTTGTGCAGCTAGCAGGAGGCATCCCCCGGCGGATTCCCAGCCAGCCTCTGGCTTCTCTGCCTCACCTCCATCCcggcatccgccgccgccgccgccaccgccgccgcctcttcctcctctagaATAAACTTCACCTTCTTCGTCGGCCCAgatcccccgccgccaccgggccGCTTCAAGCAGCCCTTCCCACCCCACCTCGCCGCggtcatctccgccgccgccgccgcatcaccACGCCCCTGCATTGCATTGGATCAAAcgcatgcagctag
This genomic window from Oryza sativa Japonica Group chromosome 12, ASM3414082v1 contains:
- the LOC4351603 gene encoding uncharacterized protein → MEMDFESMKRRELQALCKRHGLSAGGSNAALVARLAATLSGAATEEKAVGVVVGKGCMKRSGGGSEGFGAAKTVTFALEEEEEVMETRGRGRRGRRPRVMWSPVAAKTRGRQKAGEVVTDSEAGSGGGGKQRRGARVGGDAAAEGEPAAEAPRRRSRRNAVNSSDADGAEGDGAKEGEAVDNKRKQRQKQKQVAGDVGEEITVSVQDGVSVRSTRSSCLLTAVTVVQSPVVEKKRGRKRKGDVNEQICLEVQEHCAEVQDDGRKLRSGSTSVTTVSPPVVDCRRSRRKAEDPIVEKAAKVNVSTRSTRSSSVVTDIASPIVLENKRQKKEHIHLDVEPPTVPVVQANVAPSTRSLRNRVVQVKDNVMMETEVCKKLENKSLSCRPSTQYQTSAFVEEEDEQMVHDPSIGPKLRRSSRRQSVANELLLINSISESNNVSRAQTDAKGLKTAQPLMHNAAKTSMKNVVVRKDENAGLTKRKTGRGRDKIAKSVGKVSLSESSGEALPTEMQQEVIEPLKRSRRKSVVSTLLEEGTKCMHGSVRGDVLVKQPTENRPVRRSTRKSVVSAMLDKESNGLTTEMMPEAHIRRSKRKSFLPNMLNDEKMDDCEMVRDEEHKHSKGNDPGKKLAIKEPARRTTRKSVVPIMFDRETKGLAAETNPEVHVRRSTRKSVVPNMPNSENKYHDELVRTVVGVAVAKQLEAKKPVRSNGGGFKLGKRRRTSMEMSCSSGNNTKVSDRQKSRKQQKVQTPASEGPCAKESTTDALQEIISFEESNADADDMVVRESTQDGNEGCHEYCNDSSASTQEVNRDNATVEETHREQWVNSEVHGSDSSDTAHEYVDLRTESIIHLSGISSEELGQSSSITELVSRAGISSENKVLLDDAEADLGAAVAQTLNANSNEEVLEDLDNPAAIAEELSSATALPLLDAEDHTDKNEIITLPEQLLGALSKLSSVDQLPPCTSDADALVIVNDSNACNIANWTAVKGTDDIQNVDIALSGDGIVASKSMTVAEVLSCAVATVLEHGTLAEHDFERTCMKNGDASLSLFDSGSPGNETDNGSFKALEFELNYLPTVNDERGKQAEEAFGSDVNYHQCSNGYKEADKCPEVHSDAASEKSNQGDDLCKNLSTVKGESPLASNFHVEDAAEHGSMLQIEINAERGSSDGMDSSYGLKSLFAEEGNQQHYMIDDGNIAAEVDSGNKLSDERHSSLGLKSLFAEEGNQQHNLIDVQHIAAKVDSGSKSSDVRHSSFGLKSLFAEEGNQQCNLVDDENIAVKVNSGSNSSDGRHSSFGLNSLFVEESNQQCNFIHDENIAVKVDSGNKSIGFKTSTFYTRVDCDLEDAAAQLIGEGDNALDVEQGVAYDKIMLSPLNDIGACSSYGRNPSIGQRSLYAQERGGSNVTNGAFVAAETDGKKDLDNIIVGLHMESDGIHTEMDVGLVSDSPENKLALEPVQQGDAEEGKFEKPSPGSAIPDCKHQQALVNEVVMHSVENKRGSPTAEQSSSSPQSMSLQESMDETMGYVSLAFAGVHSENGVDESNIDDQTPVLEPVEDHGAHVDSILVTKSGEGNGNEESSKASCEEQVECGQLGLFKDANCTETTNCQGIGYEGEVCNRVHSTDISTLCEKSDDNGSSKDAKGNSDALLSSSVIVPANDNDVHVSSNISQLESTDCLDEPTLFFNMGVHLGPNEKCNKRMEDQVPSGVSTIDISVPATANGLESGLTLLPANETLNLQDDQHNSELESTQVGQSGISCAEKSTNILELGTVNVVDKGNPCDHSLPQDCPMDHYQQHEGLNDIPVDKSLEASDMYLGNSVFRIEGIIEKPAINLATPDCKLQGTLLEFSLKNGAETPNSKHSPFGLQSLFSEENMDGSRQQDNAGFPCAENKVDESNSSHGKCRVEKPVSAEPVRCEGSHENLGIVKEIGSCVSSCQQVNEQEEFSEASHKKRWVAPIQLDLADDVNQTEREIISSELVCEKEEKIEVMSSDIDTPVRESHGSELSTHASPFSRPQICDPRSSQIFDDAHPSSNPSQLELPDVFHHDHEVLCSERNDQILPGIPSSPFSEAVSIKFSENETMLLEAAETSELLDEKLNPQPGCDELAEHDLSGFKDTEDSSDTEFMRYSIFRFPADGQIDSCQEMELPNDQSATKAREESAFSEGESVVGSCETNEQRCQVDCKEENEHKADQVTPCIPTFDLSGAASTKGSEGGITLLPDAKLSVFTAVQLNSKLDGEHNLSGGKDTGNIFDNRSVDDSYHEQELLNDLSAPKSLVEPCSACMDSCNGQAILEDMPGPKSPEDYQDDSVSGSVGDMFEPSPTERAEQETTLVSPAEMLVFKFGQHNNPNLVSVGGHNDSCDEDTADMFSTEPVASNNQHEQELPNDVSAPVSLKESAICQEDISVHTESCPGKSLPVPEDISAPKSPEERAIHQDDSVPRSAVLCQTSGRRRIDEISTKLLSFKISSTVKPSHIAMNAPSTKQVDNLSESAIALLRNRENTLAIKTDRPVKPNPDRSVAKNSSRRPLQPIGRRPEGH